The Spirochaetaceae bacterium region TCTCCTTTTACCAGTTATGAAGGGTGGGTTGTTGTGATTGATGAGGGTGCTTCGCATCGGCATAAATTTTGGCCGAACGCAGCATAGCATTACCAAGCGGCCCTTTGGGTAACATACCTTTTACGGCATCGCGCATAGGGCGATCGGGCCGGCGAACAAGCATTTTTTGGTAGCTAAAGCTCTTTAACCCGCCTAAGTGGCCGGAGTGATGGTGGTACATTTTATCTTGGGCTTTATTACCGGTAACGATGGCTTTAGCGGCGTTAATAATAATAACAAAATCGCCGACTTGTTGATGCGGTGTGTAATAAGCGCGTTTTTTACCGCGTAAAATACTGGCGGCTTCGGCAGCTACATCACCTAAAACTCTTCCTTCGGCATCAATTAAAAACCATTGCCGCTTAACTGTGTTTGGTTTAACAAATATTGTTTTCATCTTTTTTATCCATTTAAGTATTTGTTTTAATAGGCTAACTAAATGTAACGGTTGTTAGCCCCTTTAAACATTGATAGACAAGGCATCATTTATTTATAGTAAATTTTTAGCTTTTGTGCAAGAGGTTTTAGCAAAAAAATAATAAAAGTAAAATTTTAAGTTATTAAAGAAGGCGGGCCATAACTCGGCAAAAGATAAAGTTTAGGGCGCTGTTTTTGTAAAGCTGTTAGATAGTTTTGATTTATTTCGCTGCTATTGGGATTAATATCTTTAGGGCTAAATAAATAATTATTTATTAATAAAGCAGTTGTTGCTTTATCAACAAAAAGCGGGCAAAAGGTTACGTTTAGTTCGGCTAAAGTGAGTTGCCGGTTAGCGTTAGGTAAGTTTTGGGGATAATAAATTTTTAGATTAGCATATATTTTTTTTAGCAAATTAATAACTTCGCGATTGGGGTTAGCGGTAAACAAGACGGCCTCCGGGCTAAAATTATTGTTTTGGATAAAGTTAAATAACTCTTTGTTAAAAAAAGCCGGCTCTATGAGTAAGCCATTATTGTGCCCTTGCCGGCTTATTAAGTAGCTGTTGCAGCCGCTTTTAAAGTTAAATATTTTAATATCCAGCTTGGTCATTATTTTATTGTATACTAAATTAATTTAAAAGAATAGCCGCCTACTAGCAATATTTACAGCAATAGGTTATACTGTAAATTGCTATGCGTAAGTACCAAATTACCGACGGCGTTTATTACCTTGATATTAGCGAGGCCAATTTACGCGTGTTGTGCGGCAGCCCAATGGACATAGTTAAGAACTTAATGCGTTCGGGCTTTATCCAAAAACTCGATGACGAGGGCTTCTTTGAAAGTGGCCCTAATGCCATTTTGCTTAGCGATGTTTCGGTACAAAATGGTGGATTATGCAATTTAACCGAATTTCCTATTATGCATATGTTTTATCAACAAGGTATGCGGATAGAAGGGCACGATAACTTTGGCCAAAAACCTTTAGTGATAGGCATACCGGAGCAGATAGAGGCCCAAATAAGTTACCTTGAGCGCGGGGCCAATGGTTTAAGCGATAACGAGCTGGCTAACGAAGCCAATTTGCCGCCGCATAACAAGCAAGAGCTGTTGGCTTTAAAGAAAAGCTTTAAGGGCGGCAATTTAAAATCGGCCAGCGATTTAATCGATTTTAAAGCCATCGAATTTAACGAAACCCCCATTGCCATTGCCGATGGTATCGATATTGTGCGTATGGGTATTAATGTTTACCTGTTTATTGCCGGTAGTGATGAAGAGATTATCGACTTAACCCTTACGGCCGACCAGCATTATGCCGTGCCTTACAACTTGGGTTTTTATCCTTCTACCCGGCGCGATTTTTCTATTATTCATAGCGGCGAAGGTAATGGCTGGAACCGCAACCATGCCTCGATGGCCTCTATTGTTTGCGCTAAAGGCAAATATTACATTATTGATGCCGGCCCTAATGTGCTGGAAAGCCTTAATAAGCTGGGCATTGCCATTAGCGAGGTTGAGGGTATTTTTATGACCCATGCCCACGATGACCATTTTTCGGGCTTAACCAGTATTATCCGCAGCCAAAAACGCATTAAATTTTTTGCTATCCAAGCCGTTAGGCTTTCTATCATGAAAAAGTTAGCTTCGTTAATTAACTTTAACGCTAATTTATTTAAAAACTTTTTTGAAATTTGCGATTTAACTTTAGATAGCTGGAACCAGTTAGATGGTTTTGAGGTGCTACCCATTTTAAGTCCGCACCCTATCGAAACCAATGCTTTCTTTTTTAGAATGGCCGAAGGCGATGGTTACCGTAGTTATGGCCACTTGGCCGATATTATTAGCAAACGTGTTTTTAATAACTATATTAATGCCGATACGGCCGACAAAGCCATTTTGCAAAAATGTTACGACTATACGTGGAGTAACTATTTGCGCAGTGTTAATGTGAAAAAGATTGATGCCAACGGCGGCCTAATTCATGGTGAAATAGAAGATTTTGAGGGCGATAGCTCGGGGAAGTTGGTGGCCAGCCACACCACCGGCGAGCTAAGCGATAATCAGCGTTTTTTGGCTTGTAACGGAGTTTTTGGCAGCGAAGAGCTGCTTATTGCGGCTTCGCAGGATTATTTACAAATTAATGCTTTAACTTATTTAGACCAGCACTTTCCCTTTGCCGGCAAAGAAGAAGTTTTAAAACTTACCGGTTTTAAACGTATTTTAATTAATGCCGGAAATATAATTATTACCAATAATGTTATACCAGACTGCGTTTATTTAATCCTCTCCGGTACCGTAGAATATTTAAGTTTGCAAAATAGCGTGCAAAGGTTTTTAGAGGCCGGAGCCATCATCGGTGATGCCAGTGTCATTAATAATAAAGCTACGCAGGGTTGTTACCGTGCCGAAAGTTATATTAAAGCTTTACAAATTCCTTCTTCTGTGTTTAGAGAATTTATTAATACAAATGTCAATTTTGATAAATTTAGTGAAACTTTGCATTTGTATCACTTATTGCAAAAATCGCCTTTATTTAAGCCGGTAACCGATAGGTCGCTGGTGCAAAATCTTATCAAAAGCACCGATTTATATTATTACGATTATAACGAAAACGATACCTTGTTAGAAGGTAATAATAATTATATTGGGATTATTTTAGAAGGTATGGCCGGCCTATTTTATGAAGATACCTTAGTAGAAACCCTTAACGTGGGAGATTATTACGGGCAAGAAGGTTTTTTAAATAGCGGCGATTTAATCCCCAGCGTGGTGGCTTTATCGCCTATCTCGGTGCTGTGTTTACCTTTTGAGATTTTTTTAAAGATACCGGTACTGTTGTGGAGTTTAGTAGAATCGGCCGATAAAACCGCTAAACTTATTGCCCAAACGGCCAGATTAAGCAAACTTACCGATAACGATAATCTTGTTTTGTAGCTGCCAAATTAATCTATTTTAAAACTATCGGGGAACAACTTGTGCATTTGCTGCTGCAAGGTAGCTTCTTCGGCTTTGCGTACACCGGCTAAACATTTGTGGCATAATACTTTGTATTGCTCGCTGCCAATATAGCCGCCAAAGGGCAGTTTAATATGAGTTACGGCGGTTTCGGCCCGGCAAGCCGAGCATACAGCCGTTAAATGGATTATCTGGCTGGCGTGCGGTATTAAATTACTTACCTGCTGCCATTCATCGTGGCTGCCGCGTACATACCCTTTGCTGTGCAGGCTTACCACCACAATGTGGTAATCTTCGTTACAGTTAATAATATTGTCTACATTAACATCATTTAAAAATTGGCCTTCATCTATTACCATCTTGTCGTGTAAAGGCGGCAAAAAGTGCTCAAAATAAACGGCCTTAACGGCGGGCACATCGGTTTCGCGGCTTAGGTAACCGCGGTTAGCAAAACTGGGCACATAAAAGGTGTAGTTAGGGTAGTTGCGTAAGGCGTAGGCCGATTTGCCGGCATACATAGTGCCGAGTATTAAAGTGAGTTTCATAAATAATTTTTAATTCTTACTTTTTAATTTATAAACGATGGCTTCTTCTTTAAAGCCTAAATTTTTTAGACTAAGACCAAAATTTTGCAGTTGCTTGCTAACGGTAAGCTCTATGCTTAAATCCTTATTTTGCTGCCGGTTAATTAAATAATGCAACAAGCGGGTGGCTAAACCTAGCTGACGAAAAGCCGGCACTACCTCGATATGAGTAATAATTAATTTATTAGTAATAATATTAGCCTTTAAATAACCGCAATTATTGTAGCCATCACTGATAAGATAGTCAATAGTATTCCCGGTCGATTTATCCGTAATAAAAAAATCGCTATCGATAAGTTCATCTGGGTTTACCTCAAACTCGGTCTTAAGGTCTTCCAGCTCGGCTTTACCGGCCAGTTTTTCGTACCACTCGGTAATATAATGTTTAAATTTTTGCTCTTTATAACTATACCAAGCCAGCTCTAATTGGCTGTTAGCTTTTAAATAATCTTTAAAACGCCTAAAAAGTTTTTCTCTGCTATAAAAAAGTTTTTTTAGCTCACTATCATTAGTGCTATGGGTAAAATCTAGCATTAATTGGTAGCCATCTTTACTTTGCCAAGTCGGCAGCGGGGCGTAGGCGCTATCATCGGTTATAACGGTTGCGGCCGGCAGCAGCTCACCGCTGTTAAGATTGATGAGGCTAACTTGCTGCTGGTTTTCGATATAAAAAGTAATTTTTTTAATAATTTCGGTAGTTAAAGTAAACATAGCCACTCGGCCTTTTTATGCGGGCCAACCTTTTAGTAATAAATAAATATTTTTTATAAAGTAACAGATTAATCTGTTACTCTTTAATAATTTTTTGTATATAATCGGTTTTAATAAAACCAATAAAATACACAATAAAACTAAGCACACTAGCCGCCGCCGCTAAAATAAAAAAGAGCGGGGCGATGGTAAGCCGTAACGTTAAGTAAGCAGT contains the following coding sequences:
- the rplM gene encoding 50S ribosomal protein L13, which produces MKTIFVKPNTVKRQWFLIDAEGRVLGDVAAEAASILRGKKRAYYTPHQQVGDFVIIINAAKAIVTGNKAQDKMYHHHSGHLGGLKSFSYQKMLVRRPDRPMRDAVKGMLPKGPLGNAMLRSAKIYADAKHPHQSQQPTLHNW
- a CDS encoding cyclic nucleotide-binding domain-containing protein, producing the protein MRKYQITDGVYYLDISEANLRVLCGSPMDIVKNLMRSGFIQKLDDEGFFESGPNAILLSDVSVQNGGLCNLTEFPIMHMFYQQGMRIEGHDNFGQKPLVIGIPEQIEAQISYLERGANGLSDNELANEANLPPHNKQELLALKKSFKGGNLKSASDLIDFKAIEFNETPIAIADGIDIVRMGINVYLFIAGSDEEIIDLTLTADQHYAVPYNLGFYPSTRRDFSIIHSGEGNGWNRNHASMASIVCAKGKYYIIDAGPNVLESLNKLGIAISEVEGIFMTHAHDDHFSGLTSIIRSQKRIKFFAIQAVRLSIMKKLASLINFNANLFKNFFEICDLTLDSWNQLDGFEVLPILSPHPIETNAFFFRMAEGDGYRSYGHLADIISKRVFNNYINADTADKAILQKCYDYTWSNYLRSVNVKKIDANGGLIHGEIEDFEGDSSGKLVASHTTGELSDNQRFLACNGVFGSEELLIAASQDYLQINALTYLDQHFPFAGKEEVLKLTGFKRILINAGNIIITNNVIPDCVYLILSGTVEYLSLQNSVQRFLEAGAIIGDASVINNKATQGCYRAESYIKALQIPSSVFREFINTNVNFDKFSETLHLYHLLQKSPLFKPVTDRSLVQNLIKSTDLYYYDYNENDTLLEGNNNYIGIILEGMAGLFYEDTLVETLNVGDYYGQEGFLNSGDLIPSVVALSPISVLCLPFEIFLKIPVLLWSLVESADKTAKLIAQTARLSKLTDNDNLVL
- a CDS encoding GNAT family N-acetyltransferase, with the translated sequence MFTLTTEIIKKITFYIENQQQVSLINLNSGELLPAATVITDDSAYAPLPTWQSKDGYQLMLDFTHSTNDSELKKLFYSREKLFRRFKDYLKANSQLELAWYSYKEQKFKHYITEWYEKLAGKAELEDLKTEFEVNPDELIDSDFFITDKSTGNTIDYLISDGYNNCGYLKANIITNKLIITHIEVVPAFRQLGLATRLLHYLINRQQNKDLSIELTVSKQLQNFGLSLKNLGFKEEAIVYKLKSKN